GATGAAGCGTTGGAGCCTGGCATCCCGTATCGTGTCCGGCACACTGGTTATCGTGCTGGGTGCGCTGGTGCTTCTCAGTATTCTTGTTGCGGCCTTTACCCGTTACGAAGTCACGGAGCGCCTCGACAACTCGCTACAGGAAGTGGCCGAACGTCTGGAATTTGTTATCAGTGAGTTGGACAGGAGTGGTCCGGGTTCCGCCACTCCGGGTGGTCAGATCGCGCAGCTCCCCGGAGTGAACCGGCGGACACTGGCCTATCAAATTGCCACAATGGACGGTCGCCTTGAGGTCAGGTCGCAGAACGCTCCGGAAACGCTGTTTGTTCCGCACCTTGCAACGGGATTTTACAATATCCCGTTATTCAGGGTGTATGTTGTGCCATCAGCATCCGGTCGCCATTACATTCTGGTGGGTGAGCCGACTTTTCACAGAAATGAAGCCGTCAGGCGGGCTATTCTGATTTCAGTGCTGCCTATGGTGCTCTTCTTTCCGGCGATCTGGGTGCTGGTCCGCTGGCGCGTCCGTCACGCCATGCGTCCCCTGACAAGCCTTCAGTATGAAATCAGAAGCCGCGGCGGATCAAATCTGGCTCCTGTTCCTCCACTGGATCTTCCCGAAGAACTTGTGTCCATTCACTCCGCCGTCAACCTCCTGCTGGAACGTCTGAAAATGGCGCTTTCGACCGAACGCGCCTTTGCTGCCAATGCAGCGCATGAACTGCGTAATCCGGTGGGTGGGCTTCTTGCCCAGGTTCAGGTTCTCAGAAAACTCCTCATGGGATCGGATTATGAAGAGCGGATAGCGACCATCATGCAGCAGGCCCGCAGAATTGGCCGGATGATGGAAAAACTGCTTCAGCTTTCACGCGCAACATCGGGGATCGCTCTGGCAGGGCGCATGTTCGATCTGGTGCCCGTCATTCGCTTTCTGGCAGAAGAACTTGAACGGGAAAAAGACCAGTCGATTGAATTCTCGGGATCATCGCATCTCATGATCCGGGGCGATATGGATGCAACAGGCATTCTTTTTCGCAACCTTCTTGAAAACGCTGTTCTTCATGGTTCATCCGCGCAAGCCGTCAGTGTGATCATCACGCAAGATCATAAAGTCCTGATCTGTAATGATTGCGAACCGCTTGCACCTGACGTATTGCAGAATATGGAAAAGCCTTTCGTCAGAGGAAAGACAGATGCCGAAGGTAGCGGCCTCGGCATGGCGATCGCGCGGCAGATATCACAGCAACTGCATGCCGACATGACCGTGAGTTCGCCTATTCCAGGAACGGCCAGAGGCGTTCTGGTGACAGTTCGATTGCAGATCAGCGAGATCGAGGAGTGCGTCTGAACAGACCAGAAACTCTGAGGCTCTATCCATCAAATCCCGGAAAGCAGATCTTCTTTCTCCGCAGTCTATGCGGATTTGAAGCCGTGCGGTGCGCCATCGGATTAGGTCACATCAATTATGGCAGTTTGTGGTTCAGCCGACTTTCCCGCCGTCTCGACAATCATCCGAACAAACATTCCCGGACGCCCGAGCGGTTGCCAAGTGCTGCATCAGAATACTGATGATGAAGTATCCCTATCGCGCATTTCACGTTGTCCGTAAATTCCACACCTGGTTTTTCACTATGCAGTTCGTCCCAAAACAATTTCTCCCACTGCACTGATAGCGACTACGACCAGTGGTGGCGCAGTCACCATGCTATCGCAGGAGATGATCCAGTTACTCTACAAGGGTCAGGGCCGTGCCTTTGTGAAAGGCGATATGGCTGGTTTTAAGGCTTTCTATTTCATATTGAGGGTGTTCTGACGTTGCGTGATGCTGATAGCCGTTGACCAGAAAGGGCTCCGTATGAATGGCTCTGATCCGTCCACTGACGTATCCTGCTTCCGAGTTCCAGGATACGATATCTCCGATCTGGAAAGTTTGTGACGGCATGGAAAACTCCTTATCCAATGTGAACCTCGCAGGAGAGGCAAGATCATCTTCGTGCCATCCATTCTACACCATTGGGCACTCCACGCTTGCACTACCTGATTTTATTGCACTTTTGCGCCATTATGGCGTGACACTGATCGCGGATGTGAGGGCTTTTCCCTATTCCCGGCGTAATCGGGACTATGATGGCGCCAGTCTCCAGCCGGAGCTGGCGATACAGGGGATCGGGTATAGCCATTTTCCAGAGCTTGGTGGACGACGACCACGGTCGAAGACGGTGCCAGCGGAGACCAACGCATTCTGGCGGGTCCAGAGTTTTCATAATTATGCGGATTATGCGCTTGGAGACGATTTTCACCGGGGTCTCGTCCGGCTTATCGAGGCGGGACAGCAGGCGACTGTTGCGATCATGTGTGCGGAGGTGCTCTGGTGGCGCTGCCACAGGCGCATCGTTACCGACTATCTTCTGGCTCATGGGGTGACAGTCTTTCATATTCTGTCCATGACGGATGTCGTTCCCGCGCGCCTCACTGAGTCAGCAATGATTGATAGTAGCCAGCACATTACTTACCCACAGATAAACACTTCCAGAGGCTGAAGGTAAAATACAGGATGTAAAAATATAATATCTCGAAAAATCGGCATGAGCACAAAGCTATCTTGAGTGACTGAAAGGCTGTCGGTCGCGCCGCCTCGACTTGCGCCTTCGCGTCAGCTTCCAGCCGGGAGCAGGCTTCGTCCAGCTTCGCTTTCAGCGTTTCCCGTCGGGCAAGCTCGTCCGGCAAGGCCCGCTGATCGCTGTCTGTGGCGTCTGCGTGCTCAGCCACTGACTTCACGCATTGTGATAAAGAAGCTGGAAAAGAACTCATTTCGATGTGTGATCAGCGGCTTTGGAGGCGCTCGATCAGAGGATACCGTCTCCATTTTTGACCGCAGCCATTTTGATCAATGGTCTGTTTTGTCAGGGCGATCACCCCCCCAATATTGGTCATTTTTGCTGGTTTTCCTGTCTCACGTCTCGTGGGACACTCCACTGTTGGGAGCATCTGTCGACACATATTTGTATGGATTATATAAACGATTATGGTGTGGAAGCAGGTTACGCTGGATGTTTATGTTTCGTATAAAGTTTACGAGGATGTGTAGTGTGAAAATACGTATGGTTTTATTTTTTGTGACGATTTTAATCGTTGGGCCAAATTTAGCCCAAGCGCAAGAAGAAGATAGCGATTATGGTGAGTTGATTCGGAAAACAACAACAAACTCGACATGCTTAGATTATCTGAATGAAGAGCATGATAATTACTCGGGTGACAAGATGGCTGAGTCTCGTGCAACCGATGAGGTGACGAAGGGTCTTTCCAGGGCGATTCGAGATGAATGTCAGAAAGCACCAAAGGAAAATCTAAAAAATGCAGTTTCCAAGGTAAGAAAATCTTATACCGAAAAATTATCCGAGATAATGAAGAAATTTCAAGATAATAACAGGGATCTTCGTAGAGATGGTGGGGTGTAGATACTTTGAATCGTAAAATTGTTAATTACACGTTCTGATGGCTGATTTGACACCCGAATTGTCGTCTGGCGCATTGGCGAGATCATTCGGACAGCCAGAATGTTGCAGACCACATCCAGCCAGAAGAATTGCCAATGAAAGCACCGCAAATTTATACATCTAATTTCACTCCGTATCGTCAGAGGTTTATATTGAATTTTAATTTCTGTGAAGCTTGAATCAGCGCCAATTTGCGAGGCTGTTTTGTTGGAAAAGAATTTCTGTTGGTGAAATATATTAAAAAATATCGTAATTATTATGTGGGTCTATTTTAAATTTCTATTTCGAATGGATGGGTTTCTATTAACATTATTGATATTTATTCAATATAAAAAAAACTTGTAAATGTTGGTGTGTACTATTTAAGTGCGTTAATGCTGCAAATGAATTTGATTGTTTACTTGTGGTGATATTGGTGTGTTACACGTTTTGAATCACAATCTTCTAACCAAAATCGTGGTGGGTGCGACAGGGATTGAACCTGTGACCCCCGCCGTGTGAAGGCGATGCTCTACCGCTGAGCTACGCACCCCGATTTTGTGTAGGCAAGCTCATAGCCAAGACTGAGAAAGAGCGCAAGATAGAAAACGGTCACTCATGCACACTGGCGATTCTCAGTCCCGAAAGAGGCGATCAGATTCTCAATAGGGGGCATTATATCCCTCATTGCGATGAAGGAGGCGCAATAGGCACTTTCGCAACCAGAAAAGGCGGTTTGCGCAGATCATGGCCATCATGCAGGCGGGGCAGGCGGCTCCATTGGCCAAGAACGACATAGACATACCGGGAGTCCGCAAAGATTCCATCCGGCCATACAAATCTGGGATCGGTCGCAATCAGCTCAAATCCCCCATCCGGATTGCGCCGGAATATGGCGTCATGATCCGCTGCTGTGGTGTAAATGCGATTCCAGGGATCGGTAGCAAGACCATCGGCTGCGCCTTTCTCGCCTTCATCGACAACAAGCTGAGCGAGTTCCTCCGAGGTGACGGAAAAATCGGCCAGTTTCGCTGTGGGCAGGCTGTAGAGACGACGGCTCGCCAGTGGGGAGTAGTAGAGTGTCCGGGAGTCCGTGGAGAGCGTTATTCCATCCGCGCCGCCCGCCGGAAATGTCGGGTGTTGAGGATCATAATGCAGAACCCGTCCGTCAAGAACAGTCTGATACCCTTTGTCAGGCATTGTGGAGACGTGTCCTGCCAGAACTCTCCTCTGCTGACCTGTGGCAAGATCCACGACGACGAGCGCAGGATGACCACCGAAAGAACTGTCAGCGATGAACGCCGTGCCCTTCGCGCCATGTGTCAGATCGACGCGCAAGTCATTCATATGACTGTCGGGCAGGAGGGCGTCTTTCAGGATCACGCTGGCGATGATCTGACCTGTTGCCGGATTGATGCCGACAACTTTCGCACCGCCCGCGGGGATCGGGTGACCCTTGATTTTTCCGTCGTCAATGACCCAGATATTGCCCTGTGTATCCGTGGTCATGCCGTGCGGAGAGACAAGGCGGGACGCCGGGTCGCCCTGCATCGATTCCGAAAAAGCAAAGGAGGGGAAGGGGACCAGTTGTCCATCTCTCCATTCGGCCAGCACCGGTCCCGCATGATCGCCATCATGCTTGGGGAAGGTCAGGAAAAGACGATTATTGACGACAGCGATGCCAGATGGATCCGGGGCTGAGAGGGAAGCGACAATCTCGACTTTGCCGCTGGCGCCAAAGGCTGGATCCAGATTGCTGGTGATCGCAGGCGCCGCGCCCTGTGCGGCGGAAATCGCGGTGACGCAGACCGCACCGGCAATGAGATGAGGGATCAGTTTTTTCATTTTTCTAAAAACGGCTTGAGAAGAACGAGGTCAGCCTCGGAAAGACGATCAGATGCCGTCGAGACCTGATGCCAGTAGGGATAAATCAATGGCGGGCGACTGACGGTTTCAAGTTTTGCGATATCATCTTCATGCAGCACAAGAGAGGCAGATTTCAGATTGTCGGTGAGCTGCGTTTCGGTGCGCGCTCCGATAACCAGACTGTGCACGCCCGGTCGGGTCAGAAGCCAGGCAAGGGCGACCTGCGCGGGAGAAGCACCATCATAATGGGTCGCGACCTCGATGAGAACTTCAACGATGTCATAAAGAGCTTCCACATCGCGGACCGGAGGTTCACTCCACTGCGCCGCCTTGCGCGTGCCTTCGGGTTCAGGTTTGCCGCGTCGATATTTGCCACTGAGAAGACCGCCGGCCAGCGGTGACCAGATTACCGCATCCACACCCTGATCAGCGGCGATCGGCAGCAGCTCATACTCGGCTTCACGAGCCTGCAACGTATAGTGAATCTGCTGCGCGACGGGACGGACAGTGTTGTTCTTCTCTGCTGCGGCAAGCAGTTTCATGATGTGCCAGCCGGAGAAATTGGAAACCCCGACATAACCGATCTTGCCGGAAGCCTGAAGATGGTCGAGCGCGGCAAGGATTTCATCCACCGGCGTCAGACCATCCCATTCATGGCACCAGTAAAGTTCGATGTGATCCGTGCGGAGGCGTTGCAGGCTGGCTTCACAGGCTCTGATCAGATGATGCCGTGACAGGCCGCGGTCGTTCGGTCCTTTGTCACCTGTCGGGAAACGCGCCTTCGTTGCGAGCATGACGCGATTGCGCCGAACGCTATCCAGAGCTTCACCAATGATGTCCTCGGAGGTGCCGTCAGAATAGATATCGGCCGTATCAAGCATGTTCACGCCCGCATCGAGCGCCATGTCGATCTGGCGCCTTGCTCCATTCAGGTCGGTATTTCCGGTTTTGGCGAATTCGCCTTTCCCTCCGAATGTCATCGTGCCGAGAATCAGCGTTGAGACTTTCAGGCCGGACCGACCAAGAAGACGGTATTCCATCAGTTCTTTCCTTCTGAATTCAGCGGAATCGGACCAGCCGTGGCTGTTCCGTTTTCCCATGTTTCCACAATCCTGTCGGTATCTCCGATAGTGACTGCGGGGTTTCCTGAGACCACCAGAAGATCGGCGCGCTTTCCGGCCGCAATGACGCCCCGATCAGACAGATGCAGCAGATCGGCAGCATTCTGTGTGGCGATATGAATGGCGGTGAGCGGTGTCAGCCCAGCCTGAACAGTCAGGGCAAGCTCGCGATGTTCAGCCACACCGGGCACTCGCAGCGGCATGGCGCCACTGTCTGTCCCGAAGCCGATTTTGACGCCCGCATCATACAGCGTCTTGAGATTTCGCAGATTCATTGCAAGGGACGTGCGGGCAAAGTCCGCCTGCTTGCCGGTCGTGTGTTTCTGCTGCCAGGCCGGGTCGCTCACCTGCTGAAGAAGAGGCATCGACAGCCCGGCAAGAGTGAAGGGGGTTTTGGTCCAGGGAGCCTGATCGGCCCATGCGATGCTGGCTTCGTCGAGTTGCAGGGTCGCGATGTACCAGATCCCGCCGGATTTCAGCTTTTCGATCAGAGCGGCGGGGACGGGTTTATCCCGAATGCCGTGGGCGAGAATATCCACGCCGGCCGCAATAACGTGCTCGGCGTCGTCGAGATCATGGATATGTGCTGCGACACGCAGGTGACGCTTGTGGGATTCATCCACGACAGCGGAGATAATGTCCGGAGACATTTTCACAGGCAGGGCGCCATCAAAATCATCCACCCAGATCTTGATCAGATCAGTGCCCTCATCCGCCATTGTATCTACATTTTGGCGGGCTTCGTTCGGGGTTTTCGGGCGAAACAGCTGATCAGCCGCGACATTGACCGGGGGGGCTCCCTTGGGGACGCCGATGCCCTGATCCACGCCGAAAAGATCAGCGGGCGTCTTCCCTGCATGGGCTTCCCGTCGCAGGGGATCGAACACATCGGGCGCGTTGTTGCCGAGGGCCGTGATGGTCGTCACACCGTAACGGCGATACTGCTCAAGTTCCGAGATAATGATGGGGCGGGTATAAAATTGTGAGCCCGTTGTCACGCCTTCATATTGTCCGACATGACTGTGATCGGAGATAATGCCAGGCAGGACAGTGTCACCGGTACGATCCAGAATTTTGGCATGGCGAGGAATGCTGATGTTTTTTCCGGCCGCCAGAATGCGGTCGCCCTGTATGACAAGTGTGGCGTCTTCAATGGGCGGGGATACCGTGCCGTCGATGATACGGATATGCGTCAGGGCTGTAATGGACACAGGGGCTGCGAGAGCAGGCGCAGAGAACAGAAATGCTGCTGTGGTC
The Acetobacter aceti genome window above contains:
- a CDS encoding HAMP domain-containing sensor histidine kinase — encoded protein: MKRWSLASRIVSGTLVIVLGALVLLSILVAAFTRYEVTERLDNSLQEVAERLEFVISELDRSGPGSATPGGQIAQLPGVNRRTLAYQIATMDGRLEVRSQNAPETLFVPHLATGFYNIPLFRVYVVPSASGRHYILVGEPTFHRNEAVRRAILISVLPMVLFFPAIWVLVRWRVRHAMRPLTSLQYEIRSRGGSNLAPVPPLDLPEELVSIHSAVNLLLERLKMALSTERAFAANAAHELRNPVGGLLAQVQVLRKLLMGSDYEERIATIMQQARRIGRMMEKLLQLSRATSGIALAGRMFDLVPVIRFLAEELEREKDQSIEFSGSSHLMIRGDMDATGILFRNLLENAVLHGSSAQAVSVIITQDHKVLICNDCEPLAPDVLQNMEKPFVRGKTDAEGSGLGMAIARQISQQLHADMTVSSPIPGTARGVLVTVRLQISEIEECV
- a CDS encoding L-dopachrome tautomerase-related protein translates to MKKLIPHLIAGAVCVTAISAAQGAAPAITSNLDPAFGASGKVEIVASLSAPDPSGIAVVNNRLFLTFPKHDGDHAGPVLAEWRDGQLVPFPSFAFSESMQGDPASRLVSPHGMTTDTQGNIWVIDDGKIKGHPIPAGGAKVVGINPATGQIIASVILKDALLPDSHMNDLRVDLTHGAKGTAFIADSSFGGHPALVVVDLATGQQRRVLAGHVSTMPDKGYQTVLDGRVLHYDPQHPTFPAGGADGITLSTDSRTLYYSPLASRRLYSLPTAKLADFSVTSEELAQLVVDEGEKGAADGLATDPWNRIYTTAADHDAIFRRNPDGGFELIATDPRFVWPDGIFADSRYVYVVLGQWSRLPRLHDGHDLRKPPFLVAKVPIAPPSSQ
- a CDS encoding DUF488 family protein, with amino-acid sequence MENSLSNVNLAGEARSSSCHPFYTIGHSTLALPDFIALLRHYGVTLIADVRAFPYSRRNRDYDGASLQPELAIQGIGYSHFPELGGRRPRSKTVPAETNAFWRVQSFHNYADYALGDDFHRGLVRLIEAGQQATVAIMCAEVLWWRCHRRIVTDYLLAHGVTVFHILSMTDVVPARLTESAMIDSSQHITYPQINTSRG
- a CDS encoding aldo/keto reductase, which codes for MEYRLLGRSGLKVSTLILGTMTFGGKGEFAKTGNTDLNGARRQIDMALDAGVNMLDTADIYSDGTSEDIIGEALDSVRRNRVMLATKARFPTGDKGPNDRGLSRHHLIRACEASLQRLRTDHIELYWCHEWDGLTPVDEILAALDHLQASGKIGYVGVSNFSGWHIMKLLAAAEKNNTVRPVAQQIHYTLQAREAEYELLPIAADQGVDAVIWSPLAGGLLSGKYRRGKPEPEGTRKAAQWSEPPVRDVEALYDIVEVLIEVATHYDGASPAQVALAWLLTRPGVHSLVIGARTETQLTDNLKSASLVLHEDDIAKLETVSRPPLIYPYWHQVSTASDRLSEADLVLLKPFLEK
- a CDS encoding DUF2945 domain-containing protein: MPSQTFQIGDIVSWNSEAGYVSGRIRAIHTEPFLVNGYQHHATSEHPQYEIESLKTSHIAFHKGTALTLVE
- a CDS encoding amidohydrolase family protein, producing MRRFLLTTAAFLFSAPALAAPVSITALTHIRIIDGTVSPPIEDATLVIQGDRILAAGKNISIPRHAKILDRTGDTVLPGIISDHSHVGQYEGVTTGSQFYTRPIIISELEQYRRYGVTTITALGNNAPDVFDPLRREAHAGKTPADLFGVDQGIGVPKGAPPVNVAADQLFRPKTPNEARQNVDTMADEGTDLIKIWVDDFDGALPVKMSPDIISAVVDESHKRHLRVAAHIHDLDDAEHVIAAGVDILAHGIRDKPVPAALIEKLKSGGIWYIATLQLDEASIAWADQAPWTKTPFTLAGLSMPLLQQVSDPAWQQKHTTGKQADFARTSLAMNLRNLKTLYDAGVKIGFGTDSGAMPLRVPGVAEHRELALTVQAGLTPLTAIHIATQNAADLLHLSDRGVIAAGKRADLLVVSGNPAVTIGDTDRIVETWENGTATAGPIPLNSEGKN